In Thermoanaerobacterales bacterium, the following are encoded in one genomic region:
- a CDS encoding HypC/HybG/HupF family hydrogenase formation chaperone, whose translation MCLGIPGKVVQIGPDGNTATIEVMGVRRTVNTFLVGVVELGEYLMVHTGFAIEKVDVAEAAERIKLWQEILAAGDAAWQETEPRPR comes from the coding sequence ATGTGTCTCGGCATACCGGGGAAGGTTGTTCAGATCGGTCCTGACGGGAATACAGCGACAATCGAGGTCATGGGCGTGCGCCGGACGGTGAACACTTTTCTGGTGGGAGTGGTGGAGCTTGGGGAGTATCTGATGGTACATACCGGTTTTGCCATTGAAAAAGTCGATGTCGCGGAGGCGGCGGAAAGAATCAAGCTCTGGCAAGAAATACTTGCCGCCGGGGACGCTGCCTGGCAGGAAACCGAGCCGCGACCGCGATGA
- a CDS encoding PadR family transcriptional regulator — translation MQVFESREYWVGLIRMSLSRFFVFHVLYSGPLHGYEITRRVASLTGGCCAPTEGTIYPILRELEDGGYVTVEIQATGARERKVYTLTARGREAYHMAAACWREAAGYVLQVAGKGHDRSRKGGVGTCLS, via the coding sequence ATGCAGGTATTCGAATCACGGGAGTATTGGGTGGGGCTGATCCGGATGAGCCTGTCCAGGTTCTTTGTTTTCCACGTCCTGTACTCCGGGCCCCTCCACGGCTACGAGATCACCAGGAGGGTGGCGTCGTTGACCGGGGGCTGCTGCGCGCCGACCGAGGGAACGATCTACCCCATCCTCCGCGAACTGGAGGACGGGGGATATGTCACGGTCGAGATCCAAGCGACGGGAGCCCGGGAACGGAAGGTTTACACGCTGACCGCCAGGGGGCGGGAAGCGTATCACATGGCCGCCGCCTGCTGGCGCGAGGCAGCGGGATATGTGCTGCAGGTGGCAGGTAAAGGTCACGATCGATCAAGAAAGGGAGGAGTGGGTACGTGTTTGAGCTAA
- a CDS encoding cytochrome c biogenesis CcdA family protein — MNLDTIVGALNHFGPVSAGLFFAGGFVAGLSPCTLPTVFFVVGYAGGYGGESRLRAAVFSLAFVLGLSLTLAAMGGLAALAGGFFQQNRLILILTGGLLLAMGAHLLGILPLPELPAVGLRGGKARGVWGAFLMGVPFAFVASPCTAPVTASVLAWVAATGNIWLGTGLLFCYALGRSVPLFFAGTFTGLLQNLDVFQRSSRALQKAAGGLLGGLGLWLLWSQLIG; from the coding sequence ATGAACCTGGATACAATTGTCGGGGCTTTGAATCACTTTGGTCCCGTATCCGCCGGACTTTTCTTCGCCGGGGGGTTCGTGGCGGGACTGAGCCCGTGCACCCTGCCCACGGTCTTCTTTGTGGTTGGTTACGCGGGCGGATACGGCGGTGAATCCCGCCTTCGAGCGGCCGTTTTTTCTCTGGCCTTTGTTCTTGGACTTTCCCTTACCCTGGCGGCGATGGGCGGCCTGGCGGCCCTGGCAGGCGGATTCTTCCAGCAGAACAGGCTTATCCTCATTTTAACAGGGGGCCTGTTGCTGGCCATGGGCGCCCATTTGCTGGGGATTCTTCCCTTGCCGGAACTGCCGGCTGTGGGCTTGCGCGGCGGGAAAGCGCGGGGCGTTTGGGGCGCTTTCCTGATGGGTGTGCCTTTTGCCTTTGTCGCTTCACCCTGTACCGCTCCGGTTACGGCCAGCGTACTTGCCTGGGTGGCCGCCACGGGGAATATCTGGCTGGGTACGGGCTTGCTTTTTTGTTACGCCCTGGGGCGAAGCGTTCCCTTGTTTTTTGCCGGTACGTTTACCGGGTTACTGCAAAACCTCGACGTTTTCCAGCGATCCAGCCGTGCGCTTCAGAAAGCGGCCGGAGGGCTGCTTGGCGGGCTGGGCCTCTGGCTTCTTTGGTCTCAACTGATCGGTTAA